The Devosia sp. YIM 151766 genome includes a region encoding these proteins:
- a CDS encoding ABC transporter permease: MSQFQSPAPAAAAGPAQQGRGWAGASVLIGQVVIGIALLLFWQLAWTGGWVDPIIARSPEQVWSALLMLIGDGTLWPSFYATMEATLMAFVLASVVGVLVGIGLGLFPRVEELFDPYINAINTMPRIAFAPVFTLYFGIGQEAKIALAFSIVVFMVMIAARAGIQNVDRDVVTMARLMGTSRSQMFTKILLPAATPSIFAGLKLGVVYSLFGVITSEILSSRIGLGHLISRFAAVFQLEGMYAVILIMTVAAAALNGLMTVIERRFLKWSEFDDQ, translated from the coding sequence ATGAGCCAGTTTCAATCCCCCGCTCCAGCAGCCGCAGCCGGCCCGGCGCAGCAGGGTCGCGGCTGGGCCGGTGCTTCGGTTCTGATCGGTCAGGTCGTCATCGGCATCGCGCTGCTGCTGTTCTGGCAGCTCGCCTGGACCGGAGGCTGGGTCGACCCCATCATTGCGCGCAGCCCTGAACAAGTATGGTCGGCGCTGCTCATGCTGATCGGCGACGGCACGCTATGGCCGTCCTTCTACGCCACCATGGAAGCGACCCTGATGGCCTTCGTACTCGCGAGCGTTGTGGGCGTGCTGGTCGGCATCGGTTTGGGCCTGTTTCCGCGTGTAGAGGAGTTGTTCGACCCCTATATCAACGCCATCAACACCATGCCTCGCATCGCCTTCGCGCCGGTTTTTACGCTGTATTTCGGGATCGGCCAGGAAGCCAAGATCGCGCTGGCTTTTTCCATCGTGGTTTTCATGGTGATGATCGCGGCGCGGGCCGGCATCCAGAATGTCGACCGGGACGTCGTCACCATGGCGCGTCTCATGGGCACCAGCCGGTCGCAGATGTTCACCAAAATTCTGCTGCCGGCGGCGACGCCTTCCATCTTTGCCGGGCTCAAGCTGGGAGTGGTCTATTCGCTGTTCGGGGTGATCACCTCTGAAATCCTGTCCTCGCGGATCGGACTTGGGCATCTGATTTCCCGTTTTGCCGCCGTTTTCCAGCTGGAAGGCATGTATGCGGTGATCTTGATCATGACAGTCGCTGCGGCCGCACTGAACGGGCTCATGACCGTCATCGAAAGGCGGTTCCTCAAATGGAGTGAATTCGATGACCAATGA
- a CDS encoding FAD-dependent oxidoreductase translates to MAEPRDTGKDPDLTKGINLIDFGGRQMLRGHVGKASVVLALVGDEVLAVDARCTHYGGALDDGLLSGDTVRCPLHHACFSLRTGEALGVPAFDSLSCWLVERDGDQIRVREKARPVAARAVAGASEPQAIAIIGAGAAGFACAEMLRRRGYAGALTMLSADKDPPYDRPNLSKDYLAGNAPAEWMPLKPEAFYREKTIDLRLGVSVASIDGTARKVVLDDGQVLAFDRLLIATGAEPVRPPIPGADLAHVFTLRSFSDGRALAAATEKAKSAVVLGSGFIGLETAAALRMRGLEVHVVSRDARPLEKLLGPALGDVIAALHEDHGVKFHMQTSIRAIAADAVTLETGERIATDLVIIGAGVRPRTALAEAANLPVAHGILVDARLETPMPGIYAAGDVARWSGGADGETRRVEHWVVAERQGQVAAENMLGASMPFRDAPFFWSAHYDTAIRYVGHAETWDECVVDGNIAAHDASISYRRGGRTLAVATIGRDIEALAAGQRLAGAG, encoded by the coding sequence ATGGCCGAGCCGCGCGACACGGGCAAGGACCCGGACCTCACCAAGGGGATCAATCTGATTGACTTCGGCGGCCGTCAGATGCTGCGTGGGCATGTGGGCAAGGCCTCCGTGGTGCTTGCGCTAGTCGGCGACGAGGTGCTGGCGGTCGATGCCAGGTGCACACATTATGGCGGCGCGTTGGACGACGGCCTTCTCAGCGGCGACACTGTACGCTGTCCCCTGCATCACGCCTGCTTCTCGCTGCGCACCGGCGAAGCACTTGGCGTGCCGGCCTTCGATTCGCTGTCGTGCTGGTTAGTGGAACGCGACGGCGACCAGATCCGCGTACGCGAGAAGGCTCGGCCGGTGGCGGCCCGGGCCGTCGCAGGAGCAAGTGAGCCGCAGGCCATCGCGATTATCGGCGCCGGGGCAGCTGGCTTCGCCTGTGCCGAAATGCTGCGCCGGCGCGGCTATGCGGGGGCGCTGACCATGCTTAGTGCGGATAAAGACCCGCCCTATGACAGGCCAAACCTGTCCAAGGACTACCTGGCGGGCAATGCTCCTGCCGAATGGATGCCGCTCAAACCGGAGGCATTCTATCGCGAAAAGACAATCGACTTGCGCCTCGGCGTTTCGGTCGCGTCAATCGACGGCACGGCGCGCAAGGTCGTGTTAGACGACGGGCAGGTGTTGGCCTTCGATCGGCTGTTAATCGCGACAGGCGCCGAACCTGTTCGCCCGCCAATCCCCGGGGCCGATCTCGCGCATGTCTTCACGTTGCGCAGCTTTTCCGACGGGCGTGCGCTCGCTGCTGCGACTGAGAAAGCGAAATCCGCAGTCGTCCTGGGGTCGGGTTTCATTGGGCTTGAAACGGCGGCGGCTCTGCGGATGCGCGGGCTCGAGGTGCATGTGGTGTCGCGCGATGCCCGGCCGCTCGAAAAACTGCTGGGACCCGCGCTTGGCGATGTCATCGCTGCACTGCATGAGGACCATGGCGTGAAATTCCATATGCAAACCTCGATCAGAGCCATTGCCGCCGATGCGGTCACGCTCGAGACGGGAGAGAGGATTGCGACCGATCTCGTGATCATCGGTGCCGGGGTTCGCCCGCGCACCGCGCTGGCCGAGGCGGCAAACCTGCCCGTCGCGCACGGGATCCTCGTTGACGCGCGCCTGGAAACGCCGATGCCCGGCATCTACGCCGCTGGCGACGTTGCGCGTTGGTCCGGCGGCGCGGATGGCGAAACACGGCGGGTCGAGCACTGGGTGGTGGCCGAACGTCAGGGCCAGGTCGCAGCCGAGAACATGCTGGGCGCATCCATGCCATTCCGCGACGCGCCGTTCTTCTGGAGCGCGCATTACGACACCGCGATCCGCTACGTCGGTCACGCCGAAACCTGGGACGAATGCGTGGTGGACGGCAACATCGCGGCGCATGATGCCAGTATCAGCTACCGCCGGGGCGGGCGAACATTGGCGGTCGCCACGATTGGTCGCGATATCGAGGCGCTTGCAGCGGGACAACGCCTCGCCGGAGCGGGATGA
- a CDS encoding ABC transporter ATP-binding protein, which produces MTQTAAAIASLRDVNMTFDLPDGGHTQALKNVTVELRAGELLVFVGRSGSGKTTALNVLAGLTRPTSGAVEVLGDDPRNVRKQIGYMFARDALLPWRSAERNVEYGLELRGVNAAERRQQSGRFLDMVGLGAYKGNFPSQLSQGQRQRVALARTWVLAPKVLFMDEPFAALDAQTRESLHGEFLDGWQKQQQSVVFVTHDLSEAIAIADRIVVFAHGEIVREFEVPFPRPRDMLELPNDPEAREMIKEIRELLHD; this is translated from the coding sequence ATGACCCAGACCGCTGCAGCCATCGCCAGCTTGCGCGATGTCAACATGACCTTCGACCTGCCCGATGGCGGTCACACCCAGGCACTCAAAAACGTCACGGTCGAGCTGCGCGCCGGTGAATTGCTGGTGTTTGTCGGGCGCAGCGGCTCGGGCAAAACCACTGCGCTCAATGTGTTGGCCGGCCTGACACGGCCAACCAGCGGCGCGGTCGAGGTGCTGGGCGACGATCCGCGCAATGTGCGCAAGCAGATTGGCTACATGTTTGCCCGCGATGCCCTGCTGCCCTGGCGTTCGGCCGAACGCAATGTGGAATATGGCCTCGAATTGCGAGGCGTTAATGCCGCCGAGCGGCGGCAGCAATCGGGACGCTTCCTCGATATGGTGGGGCTGGGTGCTTATAAGGGCAATTTTCCCAGCCAGCTGTCGCAGGGGCAGCGGCAGCGCGTGGCGCTGGCGCGCACCTGGGTGCTGGCGCCAAAGGTTCTGTTCATGGACGAGCCGTTCGCCGCGCTTGACGCGCAGACGCGCGAATCCCTGCATGGAGAATTTCTCGATGGCTGGCAGAAACAGCAGCAGTCCGTGGTGTTCGTCACTCACGATCTGAGCGAAGCGATCGCCATCGCCGACCGGATCGTGGTCTTCGCCCATGGCGAGATCGTCCGCGAATTTGAGGTTCCCTTTCCTCGACCGCGCGACATGCTCGAACTGCCCAACGACCCGGAGGCCCGCGAGATGATCAAGGAAATCCGTGAACTACTTCACGACTAG
- a CDS encoding aldolase/citrate lyase family protein, which produces MRFEKFPLVKKLEAGPVFGMTLYTGVPAAVEMLGNWGLDFAFIEAEHANLNVEGPDIERMILAAKYAGISPLVRVAGVIEYHIRKVLELGAEGVIVPQVRTAQEMQAIVDAAKFPPFGTRGGDGATRSANFNGPGLHWPTYTETSNTHTLVIPTAENTEFFDNIDEILAVEGIDIVNFGPLDYALSAGYAVDYPLETKELRDALKLLVDRCRPKGIKIMAPCIPIELDQARRIIDLGIDMLIVGVDMALVNTGARLAREQIVDRFR; this is translated from the coding sequence ATGCGCTTTGAAAAATTCCCACTCGTCAAAAAACTCGAAGCAGGCCCGGTTTTCGGCATGACGCTCTACACGGGCGTTCCGGCGGCCGTTGAAATGCTCGGAAATTGGGGGCTCGACTTCGCCTTTATCGAAGCCGAACACGCCAATCTCAATGTCGAAGGACCCGATATCGAGCGCATGATCCTGGCGGCCAAATATGCCGGTATCTCGCCGCTGGTCCGCGTCGCCGGCGTGATCGAGTACCACATCCGCAAGGTGCTTGAACTTGGCGCCGAAGGTGTGATCGTGCCGCAGGTACGCACGGCCCAGGAGATGCAGGCTATCGTCGATGCCGCCAAGTTCCCACCCTTCGGCACGCGCGGCGGAGATGGCGCCACGCGCTCGGCCAATTTCAACGGCCCGGGCCTGCATTGGCCCACCTATACCGAAACCTCCAACACCCACACCCTGGTCATCCCGACGGCGGAAAACACTGAATTCTTCGACAATATTGATGAGATTCTGGCGGTAGAGGGCATCGATATCGTCAATTTCGGTCCGCTCGATTATGCCCTGTCGGCTGGCTACGCCGTGGACTACCCGCTCGAAACCAAGGAGCTCCGCGACGCGCTGAAGTTGCTGGTTGATCGGTGCCGGCCCAAGGGCATCAAGATCATGGCGCCTTGCATTCCCATTGAACTCGATCAGGCGCGCCGCATCATCGATCTGGGCATCGATATGCTGATCGTCGGCGTCGACATGGCCTTGGTCAACACCGGCGCCCGACTGGCGCGCGAGCAGATCGTCGATCGTTTCCGCTAA
- a CDS encoding transposase, protein MDADEFIRRFLIHTLPCGFHRIRHYGLLAGSARKDLPSPCFDGTVVIIEIFAAWCQLRAPPPKRPPTRKTVHERHDLLVQTAYRRWRGEPGTPAGRAAPRADAAERRP, encoded by the coding sequence ATGGACGCCGACGAGTTCATCCGCCGCTTCCTGATCCACACCCTGCCGTGCGGCTTCCACCGCATCCGGCACTATGGTCTGCTCGCCGGCTCCGCCCGCAAGGACTTGCCCAGTCCCTGCTTTGACGGCACCGTGGTCATCATCGAGATCTTCGCTGCATGGTGCCAGCTGCGGGCTCCGCCGCCAAAGCGACCACCAACCCGGAAGACCGTTCATGAACGGCATGATCTGCTTGTTCAAACGGCATACCGGCGTTGGCGCGGAGAACCTGGCACGCCCGCAGGTCGAGCTGCCCCAAGGGCCGACGCTGCCGAACGTCGGCCCTGA
- a CDS encoding RNA polymerase sigma factor, translating into MQQAEARIRSPYSSDVTDAELARLATQGDAAAFEAIMRRHNQLLFRTARGIVASDGEAEDVAQEAWMRAWRALSSFRAESKLSTWLVRIAVNEALGRLRRNSAQIIPLEAAMRSTDNDTQSALTEAPDRGPERSVQRLQVRVLIEAHIDLLPEAFRSVFMLRAIEEMSVDEVADVLDIPAATVRTRYFRARALLREGLAQELDFAIEEAFSFAGERCDRIVANVMARAGAEGLCGED; encoded by the coding sequence ATGCAACAAGCCGAAGCCCGGATTCGATCTCCGTACTCCTCGGATGTCACGGATGCCGAATTGGCGAGACTCGCGACACAAGGGGACGCTGCCGCCTTCGAGGCGATCATGCGGCGTCATAACCAGCTCCTGTTCCGCACTGCCCGCGGCATCGTCGCGAGCGACGGCGAAGCCGAAGACGTCGCTCAGGAGGCTTGGATGCGAGCCTGGCGGGCACTTTCTAGTTTTCGCGCCGAAAGCAAATTATCCACCTGGCTGGTCCGTATCGCCGTGAACGAAGCGCTTGGTCGTTTGCGCCGAAACAGCGCGCAGATCATTCCCTTGGAGGCAGCCATGAGGTCGACCGATAACGACACGCAGTCGGCACTCACCGAGGCCCCGGACCGTGGGCCGGAGCGATCCGTCCAACGGTTGCAGGTCCGAGTCCTCATCGAGGCGCACATCGATCTGCTGCCGGAGGCGTTCCGCAGTGTGTTCATGCTGCGCGCCATCGAGGAGATGAGCGTCGATGAGGTGGCCGATGTACTGGACATTCCCGCAGCCACGGTGCGGACGCGGTATTTTCGGGCCCGGGCCCTCTTGCGCGAGGGCCTTGCGCAGGAGTTGGACTTTGCAATCGAAGAGGCCTTCAGCTTCGCCGGTGAGCGCTGCGACCGCATCGTCGCCAATGTCATGGCACGCGCCGGGGCGGAGGGCCTCTGCGGGGAGGATTGA
- a CDS encoding ABC transporter permease, with amino-acid sequence MSHITETARPPGRRLNPAIARRRKRLVGQLIVGLVFLGIWQVVSELRFVDPLVARSPAQVWAILVEMVRSGLLWPSLYSTLEAIAITFVLAGGLGIVAGVGLGLFPKAEALLEPYLNAINAMPRIALAPVLLIYFGIDQGAKIALATSIVFFIVMVNARAGIRTVDRDCLVMARMMDSSRLQMFTKILLPTAVPSIFAGLRLAVIYSFLGVITSEILSSRLGLGQLIAMYAGIFRLEGMYAVVLIMALLATILNIGMNLIEKRLLRWKGEP; translated from the coding sequence ATGTCTCACATTACCGAAACAGCCCGCCCGCCAGGGCGGCGCTTGAACCCGGCCATCGCCCGCCGTCGCAAACGGCTGGTCGGACAGCTTATCGTCGGCCTGGTCTTTCTTGGAATATGGCAGGTGGTATCGGAACTGCGCTTCGTCGATCCGCTGGTGGCCCGCAGCCCGGCGCAGGTTTGGGCGATACTTGTTGAGATGGTGCGCAGCGGCCTGTTGTGGCCATCGCTCTATTCCACGCTCGAAGCCATCGCCATTACCTTTGTGCTGGCCGGTGGGCTGGGTATCGTGGCCGGGGTTGGGCTGGGACTTTTCCCCAAGGCCGAGGCCCTGCTGGAACCTTATCTAAACGCCATCAATGCCATGCCGCGCATCGCGCTGGCGCCGGTGTTGCTGATCTATTTCGGTATTGATCAGGGTGCCAAGATCGCGCTGGCCACCTCGATCGTGTTCTTCATCGTCATGGTCAATGCCCGCGCCGGCATCCGTACCGTGGACCGGGACTGCCTGGTGATGGCGCGGATGATGGATAGCTCGCGCCTGCAGATGTTCACCAAAATCCTGCTGCCAACGGCGGTGCCATCAATTTTCGCCGGCCTGCGGCTGGCGGTCATCTATTCGTTTCTGGGCGTCATCACCTCAGAAATCCTGTCGTCGCGGCTGGGTCTGGGCCAGTTGATCGCCATGTATGCCGGCATCTTCCGGCTTGAGGGCATGTATGCGGTGGTGCTGATCATGGCGCTGCTGGCCACCATTCTCAACATCGGCATGAACCTGATTGAAAAGCGCTTGTTGCGCTGGAAGGGCGAGCCATGA
- a CDS encoding aldolase/citrate lyase family protein, which translates to MTLYTGLPFAVEVLGNWGLDFAFIDTEHANFRLGGPDLERMILAAKIKGVSPLIRVPGILEHDIRKAYEMGADGVITPQIRTAAEMRQIVATSKFPPFGIRGGDGAVRSATWNGPKLDWPTYLRTSNENTLVIPTAENTDFFDNIDEILAVEGIDIVNFGPLDFAISAGVDIDPSFTGDTVLPALELLIKKCHARNIKVMSTCVPATGDHAERLVKMGVDLLIVGVDLALMNQGARYAREVIVNGLRLPA; encoded by the coding sequence ATGACGCTTTACACCGGACTGCCCTTCGCTGTCGAAGTGCTGGGCAATTGGGGGTTGGACTTCGCTTTCATCGATACCGAGCACGCCAATTTCCGCCTCGGAGGCCCCGATTTGGAACGCATGATCCTGGCAGCAAAGATCAAGGGCGTGTCGCCGCTGATCCGTGTACCCGGCATCTTGGAGCATGACATCCGCAAGGCCTATGAGATGGGCGCGGATGGAGTCATCACCCCGCAAATCCGCACCGCTGCCGAAATGCGTCAGATCGTGGCTACCTCAAAATTTCCGCCATTCGGCATCCGCGGTGGCGATGGCGCCGTTCGCTCGGCCACCTGGAACGGACCGAAATTGGACTGGCCGACCTATCTGCGCACATCCAACGAGAACACCTTGGTGATACCGACTGCCGAAAACACTGATTTCTTCGACAATATAGATGAAATCCTGGCGGTCGAGGGCATCGATATCGTCAATTTCGGCCCACTAGATTTCGCCATCTCGGCAGGCGTCGACATCGACCCGTCCTTTACCGGCGACACCGTGCTTCCGGCATTGGAATTGTTGATCAAAAAATGCCATGCGCGAAACATCAAGGTCATGTCCACCTGCGTTCCGGCCACCGGAGATCACGCAGAACGTCTGGTGAAGATGGGCGTGGACCTGCTGATCGTGGGCGTGGATCTCGCCCTGATGAATCAGGGGGCCCGCTACGCGCGTGAGGTGATCGTGAACGGGTTGCGCTTACCGGCGTAA
- a CDS encoding transposase — protein MAPACASPGWHRADGRWLPSRPAFLLPVRVLGALFRRLFVTRLLALHGAGKLGFFGKMAELADRRTLSVTLQRSASAGWSARPPFAGPEAVLAYFSRYTHRVAISNRRLLRFGRSELTSRYKDYPAAAPTGSGSWTPTSSSAAS, from the coding sequence ATGGCGCCCGCCTGCGCGTCTCCGGGGTGGCATCGGGCGGATGGTCGCTGGCTCCCATCACGCCCGGCCTTCCTGCTACCGGTGCGGGTGCTGGGCGCGCTGTTCCGACGATTATTCGTCACCCGCCTGCTCGCACTCCATGGTGCTGGAAAGCTCGGCTTCTTCGGCAAGATGGCTGAGCTCGCCGACCGCCGGACTTTGTCCGTCACCTTGCAGCGGTCCGCAAGCGCTGGGTGGTCTGCCAGGCCACCCTTTGCCGGGCCAGAAGCGGTGCTCGCTTATTTCTCGCGCTACACCCATCGCGTGGCGATCTCGAACCGCCGCCTGCTCCGGTTCGGCAGATCCGAATTGACCTCCCGCTACAAGGACTATCCCGCGGCGGCGCCGACCGGCAGCGGGTCATGGACGCCGACGAGTTCATCCGCCGCTTCCTGA
- a CDS encoding ABC transporter substrate-binding protein — translation MKSKMMIMKRVVLAALATTALTAGVAGQDEQRTVRYAYIGGVADAIVPLLGEHVGIYSEHNIVLDNILVAGGTASAAALVSDSADVTHTSAATIFPVLQQGAGIRFLMYNYDIDYQLIVQPEIELPNAAAGYPQSLTDLKGLTIGVGGRGGGSERYVNKMVEDAGYAPEEVTFVVVGTGVSAVAAFQNKQVEALVALPPVPTLLGDDNFKDMVSLETTQTQVYNPNFLFTTFSAGTDFLDRDPELAQDFCRATRQSIEYIRDPANTEPVSAFFAEYLNLPIEQASDIVERYRNNFRAELTPEMWEGMKEFSDEVPEWASAVYEPCATIASE, via the coding sequence ATGAAATCGAAGATGATGATTATGAAGCGCGTAGTGCTGGCTGCTCTGGCCACCACCGCGCTAACCGCTGGAGTGGCCGGTCAAGACGAGCAGCGCACCGTGCGTTATGCTTATATTGGCGGCGTCGCTGACGCGATCGTGCCGTTACTGGGTGAGCATGTGGGCATTTACAGCGAGCACAATATCGTGCTCGACAACATTCTGGTTGCTGGCGGCACGGCATCGGCAGCAGCGCTGGTGTCCGATTCTGCCGACGTCACCCACACTTCGGCTGCCACCATTTTCCCGGTCCTGCAGCAGGGCGCTGGGATCCGCTTCCTGATGTATAATTACGACATCGACTACCAACTGATCGTGCAGCCGGAAATCGAATTGCCCAACGCTGCGGCTGGCTACCCACAATCGCTCACCGACCTCAAGGGCCTAACCATCGGCGTCGGTGGGCGTGGCGGCGGCAGCGAGCGCTACGTCAACAAGATGGTTGAGGATGCGGGCTATGCGCCGGAAGAAGTGACCTTTGTGGTTGTGGGTACGGGCGTTAGCGCCGTGGCCGCATTCCAGAATAAGCAGGTTGAGGCTCTGGTGGCCTTGCCGCCGGTGCCGACCTTGCTTGGCGATGACAATTTCAAGGATATGGTGAGCCTCGAAACTACCCAGACGCAGGTCTATAATCCGAACTTCCTGTTCACCACCTTCTCGGCTGGCACCGATTTCCTCGATCGTGATCCCGAGCTGGCACAGGATTTCTGCCGCGCTACGCGGCAGTCCATCGAATATATCCGCGATCCTGCCAATACCGAGCCGGTCAGCGCTTTTTTCGCCGAATATCTCAACCTGCCGATCGAACAGGCCAGCGATATCGTCGAGCGCTACCGCAATAATTTCCGTGCCGAACTGACGCCGGAAATGTGGGAAGGCATGAAGGAATTCTCCGACGAAGTGCCGGAGTGGGCGTCGGCGGTCTACGAGCCCTGCGCCACCATCGCCTCCGAGTAA